Part of the Chitinophaga parva genome is shown below.
GAGCCCCGTTATAAACAACTCATCCAGGAAGCCACCGCAGAAAAAAGGGCGTTCGGCATCCCGTCCGTACTGCAAAAAAATGTACTGGAATACGGCACCCTGGTGGAAGTGGTGCGCATTGACAAAATATACGATAGCGGGGAAATGGACGTGGTGACAAAAGGGCTGCAGGTATTCCGCATCCTGGAAACCATCCGCCAGGTGCCGGATAAGCTGTACAGTGGCGCCATCGTAAATTACCCGGCTAATGATATGAAGACCAACGAGCGCCTGCGCCTGGAGGTAGTAGACCAGGTAAAGGCCCTGCATGGCCTGCTGCGGGTGGAAAAGAAATTTACGAAAGCAGATGCCGACCTCTCCGCCTACGACCTGGCCCACCATTCCGGCCTGTCACTGGATGAGGAATATGAGTTGCTCCACCTCTTCCACGAAATGCAGCGGCTGGAGTACCTGAAACGCCACCTGTACAAGGTGCTGCCAGTAATGGCAGAAATGGAGAAATTGAAGGAAAGGGTGCAGCTGAACGGGCATTTCCGCAAGCTGAGCATCGACTAGGACACCCAGTTTTAACCTTTTACTTTAGCGATAAATACGATATTTGCCCCTGTGAAACGTACGCTCTACATCCTTTTGCTGGCATTGGTAGCCAGTGGTTGCGAAAACGATATCAAAACCATCATGGAGATGGACCAGAAAGCCGCCGGTGTGGAAAAGGGGGCTGGCATCAGCATCATTTACAGCCAGAAGGCAAAAGTAACGGCTAAGCTCACTGCCGACAGTATGCAGCGCCACCTGGAAAGCCCCACTTACCTGGAGTTCACGCATGGCCTCCACATTGACGTGTACGACTCTACCGGGGCCATTACCAGCACGGTGGACGCCCGCCACGGTAAATACTTTGATGGCAGCGCCGATGTAAACCTCTGGGACCACGTGGTGGTAAAGAATGTAAAGGAGCAGCGCCTGGATGCCCGCACCCTGAACTGGGACTCCAAGAAACAGGTTTTCACTACCAACGACAGTGTGCGCATCGTGAGCAGCCGCACAGACACCCTGTGGGGTACGGGCCTGGAATCCAACCAGGATTTTACGAATTATAAGATCTTACACCCCTCCGGTCCTTTCACTATCCACGACCAGGACAGCACCGGCGTAGCTACGGATAGCACGGAGGCGCAGGAATAAAGAACTTTCCCAAAAAGAGAGCGGCCCAACTGTAGATACAGCAGGGCCGTTATTGCTTTAACCTATTATTTTTTATCCTAAACTTCAATAGACCAGGAATCAATAACCATGCCAATAAGGCTGAGGTCGCCAGATGGGCGGACCGGCCGACAACTTGTTAAGCGTTGGTTAACATGGCCCATTTATCCGCGTTTACGGAATGATTGCTGCCGTTTACGAAATGCGACTTGATAGGAGCCAGGACCGGTTTATATTTGTGAAGGTTTTTCATAGGATATGGTTAAAATTTTTGAAGGCGGTGTTCTCACCGCCTTTTTCTATTTTGGTCCCTTGCAAAAACACAGTCGCTTATGGAAACGATTACCTGGCCCGATTTTGAAAAAGTGGCCATCCGCGTGGGTACCATTCTCTCCGCCCAACCCTTTGAAAAGGCACGCAACCCCGCTTATCAGCTCACTATTGACTTTGGCCCGGAGCTGGGCGTAAAACGCTCCTCCGCGCAGATCACCGCCTTGTACACACCGGAACAGCTGGTGGGCAGGCAGGTGGTAGCCGTGGTGAACTTTCCCGTAAAACAGATCGCTAATTTCTTTTCAGAATGCCTGGTGCTGGGCGCCCTGGGAGAAGGTAAAGACATCATCCTCCTGCAGCCAGACCAGGCTGTGGCAAATGGTTCCCGCGTTGCCTGATATGACACATGTGAATAATAATTACTTTAATTTATTTATCATATGATCATAATTACTATGTATTTACAAAACACGTTTATCCGGCGCTTTACGAACAAAAACAGCACGTTCACGAGATGTGCCTTTACAGTGTGGCGCGGCAGGCTATCTTTGTTCCAGGTTTTTCATAGGATATGGTTAAAATTATTAGAGGGCAGTATTCTTACTGCCTTTTTTCTTTTACTCCCGGGTGGAGGAAGCCGTTTCATAACCTAAGCCATCTTTACATACCGCCAGCATTTTCATAAACTGGCCAACTTTATGCCGTATCCTGGTTTACCTGTATTAACCCCACTTTTAAGGTCCTGCTTATCCCTTGGCCTATGTTGATGGTTAACCGTTCCTTGTCTTACATCCGCGGTGTAGATCACGGTGTTGGCCCCGGACGGGCACCCGTATTGCGGCAAGCGCTGGCCAATCCTGGACACCAGCTCGTCATAGCCTGCCATTACTTTTACGTTCACCCCGCAAATCACAACGTTCACCGGTACGGTCATCCGCATTTCCATAACGTTCACCAGAACATGAGAGGGTGATCCCAATGGGTTATTTTACCAGGAAAACAGCATCGGGCAATGAAATGTTGAGGCGGTGGATAATTAAATGATTGTAGATCAATATGATATAAAATAAGTACATGCACTTTAACCGGCCGCACACATATGTTTTAAATACATAAAGTATTATTTTTCCTTACACGGTTACCCTGCGAATTATCGCGTTCCCCAACTAAATCATAGCGTTCACCTAAATGCCCCATTTGCTGTTGCAATTAGGATGATATTTGGTGTAGGTTTTTCAATAAAGATATGGTTAAAATTTTTCGGGGCTGTATTCTTGCAGCCCTGTTTTTTTGCCCATAAGTGCCGTAAGGTCTTGTCCCCACTGATTTCGCCTCCACTTAACACACCTGTTTTATTTTCATCATCTGATTTTTGCCTGACGCCGGAAATGTGCTTTTTCCCGCCGTCCAGGAAATGTTTTACAGCGTATGCGCACTGGCGCTACCCGTTGCCACTGCCCTGGCGTACCTTCCTTTTGGTTTTCATAGGATATGGTCAAAAGTAGTTAGGGCTGTTTTTACAGCCCTTTCTTGTAGGTAATTCCCAATAAATAATTTCCCATCCCATAACGGAAAAGGCGCCGGGCTTTCACAGCCTGGCGCCTTTTATTATAAAGCGGATCCTTTGTAACCTGGAAATGGCAGGTTGGAAGCTGCCGGGCTTCCCGGTTTATCCCTGCTTTTCCGGCTTCATCTGCGGAAACAGCAGCACGTCCTGGATAGAGGGCTGGTTGGTCATCAGCATGGTAAGCCGGTCTATGCCAATGCCGATACCAGAGGTAGGCGGCATGCCGTATTCCAGCGCGCGCAGGAAGTCATAGTCGATGTACATGGCCTCATCATCCCCGCGTTCCATCAGCTTCACCTGGTCTTCAAAACGCTCGCGCTGGTCAATGGGGTCATTCAGCTCGGAGTAGGCGTTGGCAATCTCCTTACCATTCACCATCAGCTCAAAACGCTCCACCACACCGGCTTTGCTGCGGTGCTTCTTGGTAAGTGGGCTCATTTCCAGCGGGTAGTCAATGATGAAGGTGGGCTGGATATAGTGGCCTTCGCATTTCTCCCCGAAGATCTCATCTATCAGCTTGCCTTTGCCAATGTTTGGCGGCACGGAAATGCCCAGTTGTTTGCACACGTCGCGCAGCTCCGCTTCTTCCATGCTGGAAATGTCTATACCGGTATGTTCTTTAATAGCATCGTACATGGTCACGCGGCGGAAGGGCGCCTTAAAGTCGATGGTCTTGTCGCCCACGGTCACCTGGGTGGTACCATTCAGCGCAATGGCTATTTTTTCCAGCAGGGTCTCGGTGGTGTTCATCATCCACTCGTAATCCTTGTAGGCGGCATACATTTCCATCACCGTAAATTCCGGGTTGTGGGTGCGGTCCATCCCTTCGTTGCGGAAGTCCTTGGCAAACTCGTACACCCCTTCAAATCCGCCTACGATCAGCCTTTTGAGGTACAGCTCATTGGCAATACGCAGGTACAAAGGAATGTCCAGCGCGTTGTGGTGGGTTATGAACGGGCGGGCGGTAGCGCCACCGGGTATCTGCTGCAGGATAGGGGTTTCCACCTCCAGGTAGCCCAGTTCATTGTAGAAATCACGCATGGTCTGCATGATCTTGGTGCGTTTTGCAAACACTTCGCGTACCTGGGGATTGATGATCAGGTCTACATAGCGCTGGCGGTATTTAAATTCCGGGTCGGTTACGGCATCAAAGGTTTCCCCGTCTTTTTCCTTCACCACCGGCAGGGGGCGCAAGGCTTTGGTAAGCAGGGTGAGTTCTTTTACATGCACGGAGGTTTCACCGGTTTTGGTGATGAACGCATAACCGCGCACCCCGATGATGTCACCGATGTCGAGCAGTTTTTTGAAAACGGTGTCGTAAAGGGATTTATCTTCACCGGGACAAATATCGTCGCGGCGGATATAGAGCTGGATACGGCCGGTCTGGTCCTGGATCTTCACAAAGGCAGCCTTGCCCATATCACGGCTTTCCATGATACGGCCCGCCAGGCACAGGTCCTGGAACTGTTCCCGGGTTTCTTCACTATATTGGGCCAGGATATTAACCGCCGTATTGTTTACCGGGTATTGAGGCGCCGGGTACGGATCAATGCCTAGGCGCTGCAGCTCCTGTAATTTCTGGCGGCGTATGAGTTCTTGCTCTGATAACTGTGTCATCGTAAAAGTTGCTGGTTTGTCGTAATCGCTTGCGTTTAAGATCAAGAAGCTGATGTTAACTGCAATTTTTTGCGTTGGGATGCAAAAATAATCGTTTTGGCCGTATTGGCCGGACTTATACCAATACTGGCATCAATTTAGGGGAATTTTTATGTGGCGCCTGCCTACACGCGTTAAGATTATTTAACACTCCGCCGGTTCAACCTGGCACGTTTTTAACCATCTAACCCTGCAACGATGAAAACGATACTCGTCCCCACTGACTTTTCTGACACGGCCTACAATGCCGCCCGCTACGCCCTGCACCTGGCCCGCCAGGTAGGCACCACCCGGGTGGTGCTGTACCATGCTTATGAGCTCATAGTGCCTGTGCCGGATGTGCCGGACCCCATTCCGGTCATTGACCCGGAAGACCTGAAACAAAGCAGTGAAACCGGCCTTTCCCTGATGCGCAGCCGCCTCCAGGCCGACCTGCCGGAAGGCGTTACCCTGCTTACCCGCTCGGAAAACCAACTGCTCCAGGCCTACATAGACCAGGTGGCCAAAGAGGAACAGGCAGACCTCATCGTGATGGGGATCACCGGCGGCAGCGGGGTGGAGGAAATGCTGCTGGGCAGCAACGCCCTGGACGTGATGAAAGAAACCCACACACCGCTGATCATTGTTCCCGGTGAGGCTTCTTTCCGGGAGATCAATACCGTGGTCTTTGCCTGCGATTTCCGCAAGGTTACGGAAAACACTCCCATACAGCCCCTGAAGCTGCTGCTGGATGCTTTCCGTGCGCGCCTCTTCGTGGTTAATGTAGACCACGAAAAACGCCACTTCACAGCAGATACGCCTTTTGAAACCCTGGTGATGGACACCCTCCTGGCCGATTACACGCCGGAGTACCGTTTCGTGGAAAATGAAAGCGTGGTAGAAGGTATCCTCACATTTGCAGACCAGGAAAAGGCGGACATTATTATCACCGTGCCCCGCCAGCATGGATTCCTGGCGGGCCTGTTCCATCGCAGCCGCACGCGCCAGCTTGCATTTCATTCCCATATACCCTTGTTGGTCATCAGGGAATAAATGCGATATTTGGTGCATATTTACACCTGCATATCACTGTAAAACCGCAACATAAACATACCATGATCAAACGTACCTTATTGCTGGTGGCCGCAAGCCTTTTTATCCTGCAAGGCGCACAAGCCCAGTTCCTGAAAAAGTTGAAGCAGGACTTTGACTCTATTGAGAATGCAAAGAATGCTAAAACCACTACAGCTACTTCTTCCAGCGCCACCACCACCACTACCTCTACCAGCACCACTGCCAGTTCCGGCACCAGCACCGGTAATGTAACCCAGAACCAGGCCGCAGACGCTATCAAGCAGGCACTGAGCAAGGGGGTAACCGCCGGTATTTCCATGCTGAACAAGCAGAATGGTTTCTTTGGCAGCGAGATCTACAAAGTACTGCTGCCGCCGGATGCACAGAAGGTAGAAGCTACCCTGCGCCAGATAGGCCTGGGCAGCCAGGTGGACAAGGCCATCCTGCAGATCAACCGCTCCGCGGAGCAGGCCGTAGGACAGGCTGCTCCCATCTTTGCCAGCGCCATCAAACAAATGACCATCACGGATGCGCTGAACATTGTAAAAGGTGATTCCACCGCTGCTACCGCCTACTTTAAAGGCAAGACCACGGACCAGCTGAAAGCTGCTTTCAGCCCGGTGATCAAGAGCAAACTGGATAGCACCCTGGCCACCAAGTATTACAGCAACCTGGTAGCTACTTACAACAAGCTGCCCACCACCATCAACAAGGCCAATCCGGACCTGCAGGGCTATGTAACCGACAAGGCTGTAACCGCCCTCTTTGACCAGATCGCAAAAGAAGAAGCCAGCATCCGCAGCAACCCCGTGCAGCAAACCACGGACCTGCTGAAGAAAGTGTTTGGTGGACTGATCAAATAGTTTTCAAAACCCGTTTTACATACAAAAGGCGCCTTCCGGGGCGCCTTTTCTTTTTGGGTAACAATTGTAAGTGATCAGTGTTACAATTTTCTTTTACGCCAGCAATACCTGCCATGCCCCTGCTACATCACCCTTGTCCAGCAGCTGTGCGGCATACCGGTGCAGTTCTGTTTCCATTTCATCCGGGGTAAGGCTGTAGTATTGAAAGATCTGCTTCAGGTGTGCATCGTCAAAGGTGGCGTCTATGTGGGGCAGCTGGTGCACGTTGCCCAACTGGCCCAGGTGGTTGCCGGTAAGCACGCGGCTATGGCGGATGGCAGGGGGAAGCGCATCTATGCCAATGCCGCAGTGGCTATTGGGCTTGGCCACTTCAAACACGGCATTGCCGGAGGCGCGTACATAAAAGTCAGCGCCCATGCGGGCCACCAGGTCTATTTTATGTGGGTCTATCTGGCCTTTCTCATTGAGGATGGCATCGTCCAGGTGGATGAGCAGCGGCTCACAGATCACCAGATTGCCGGCGCCGGGGCCATCGCCGGTGGCGATCACTTCCCGCACTTTGCATTCCATCTGCACGGGGCTTTCCTTTACCCGGAAGGGTTTTACCCGTTCGGAGGCAATGGGGGTAAAGCCGGATTTTTCAAACTCATTCACGTCCCGCGGGTACTCACAGCTGCTCAGGGAGGCCTGCTGCACCATATTGTAAGACACTACGTTGATCACCACCTCGCGGGTGGCCAGCACGTTTTCCAGGGTATGCTTTACGGTATTATCGCGCACGCGGCGGGCGGGCGAAAAAATGAGGGTGGGCGGATTGGTACCAAACAGGTTGAAGAAGCTGAAGGGCGATAAATTGGGCCGTCCTTCCGCATCCAGCGTGCTGGCAAAGCAGATGGGGCGCGGGGCCACGGCGCCCTGCAGGTAACCATGCAGGGCGGCCACGGGCAGGGTGGCGGGATCTATGATCATACGAACGTGGTTAAAACGGTTACGCCTTTGGCAGATTCATGAAATGCTGTTTCAGCGCCAGGATAGACAGGTCTGCGGCTTCTTCCTCGATGGTGTTGGTGAGGGTGCCCAGGCCCGTGATCTCCATGGTCACTTCGTCGCCGGGCTGCAGCCACTGTTCCTCGTAATTGGGATCGTTCAGGCGGCCGGTGCCGTTCAGTTCCAGGAAGCAACCGGTGCCTACGGTACCACTGCCTATTACATCACCGGGCATTACATTCACCCCGTAGGAGCAGCGTTCAATGATCTCTGCAAAGGTCCAGTCCATATCGCCCATGTTGCCGTTGCTTACTTCCACGCCATTCACCTTGCAGGTCATTTTCAGGTTGTAGTTGTTGCCGGTGTGGCCGGGCTTTGCGGGTATTTTATAGGCGGCCAGTTCGTCCGGCGTTACCAGCATGGGGCCTATTACCGTGCTGAAATCCTTGCCCTTGGCAGGGCCCAGGTTCAGTTTCATTTCTTCCATTTGCAGCACGCGGGCGCTCATGTCGTTCATGATCATAAAGCCGGCAATGAAATCATCGGCTTCTGCCGCGGGAATATTGCGCCCAAAGCGGTTCAGCACCACGGCCACTTCCAGTTCAAAGTCCAGCTTCTCAAAATGGTCCGGCATGCAGGCAATGGGGCCGGGGCCCTGGATGGCATTGTGATTGGTAAAGTAAAAGATCGGGTATTGATCAAATTCCGGGATCATCTCCAGCCCCCGGTTGCGGCGGGCGGAGGCCACATGCTGGCGGAAGGCGTACCCATCGCGGCAGGAGGTGGGAAAAGGCACCGGCGCCATCAGCGTTACACTGTCCAGCGGAATGGGCTCGGCGCTGCCTATGCGGCGCCCCTTTTTCAGTTCCGCCTCCACCCCGCGCGCAATCTCGATCACATCGTCCCACATGAGCAGGAATAACTGCATGTTGTTAGGTAATTCATCGTGGAGCTCCTGGGTATTGTATAAATGGCCGTCTACTAAAAGGGCCAGCTGGTCGGTTTCTTCCCGGAGGTAAGTCACTAATTTCATTGGACAAATATGTATAAGAACACCAAAAAGCCAAATATAAGGTAGTTGGCCAACCCAATCCTCAATTCGTTGTTAAGAAATCTAAATATATTAAACAAATGATTAATATTAAATGATGGCTTTTTGACGGTGGATGACAAGTTTTGCGTTAATTTTGCCTTAACTTAGAATAAACAGGCGTTAACATGAAATTCGAAAAAATTAAGAACAAAGGACAGGCACGCTTATTTGAAAGCCAGTACCTCGAGGTACTGACTAAAACCCATCCCCTGGTGATCTGGGGACTGTACACTCCCATTATTTCCTACATGCTTTATTACAGCCACGCCACACTGGGCTTTCCCGTTTCCACGGTGGCACTGGTGTTTGTAGGCGCTATGCTGTTCTGGACCTTCTTTGAATACCTGATGCACCGCTTTGCATTCCATTACGTGGCCGAAAGCCCTAAGATGCAGCGTTTCATTTACGTGATGCATGGCAACCACCATGAATACCCGCGCGATAAGCAGCGTCTTTTCATGCCGCCGGTGCCCAGCATTATCCTCGCCTCTGTGATCTTTTCCGCACAATACCTTTTCCTGCGTAGCTATACGTTCATGTTCTTTCCCGGCTTCCTGCTGGGTTACCTGATCTATGGCAGCATGCACTACGCCATCCATGCCTGGAACCCGCCCTTTAAGTTTATGAAGCCGGTGTGGCGCAATCATCACCTGCACCACTACAAGAGCGAGGATAAAGGCTTTGGTGTAAGTTCTTCCGTGTGGGACTATGTGTTTGGTACTTCCTTTGACCTGGCAAAAGAAAAGGAAGACAAGGAAAAAGTGAAGGAGCTGATGTTTGAGAAATAGCTTACCGTACTATACAAAACATAAAAAAAGCGAAGGCATGTTGCACTTCGCTTTTTTTTATCGCCTGTATGCGTGTTACCATCTTTCCTCATCATCGGGGCCTGCAGCCGGCGGCTGGGCAAAGCTTTCACGGGTGATGATCTTTTGCACCTGGCGCCGGATAATGAGGCGCGCTATCTGCGTATATACGTTTACGTTATCACCGGCATCGTCCAGGATATCCCGTACCGCCTGTTCGGGTACGTCTATGCGGTACAGCAGGAAAATGAATTGATGAAAGTCTTCGCTGATCAGGGCTTCCAGTTTGCGGGCCAGCAGGTTTTCCAGGTTGTCCCAGGAAAGCGATGCCGGTGTGGGTAGTTCAAAAGAGTGCTTTAGCCAGGTGGCCGTAGCACCCAGGTAGGAGGGCGACAAAGCGGGCATGGTATTGATCGTTTGTTCCATAACCCTGCTATTGCACAATGTGTACCAAACTCACAAACCAGGGTCCAGGTATTTGAAAATCAATAAGAAATAAATTCTGAAGGTTTTTTGAAGGCCCATAAAAAACGGCAGCCCGTATACCGGTGCTGCCGTTTCTTATGGCTGCATGCAGCTTATTTCATTTGTTTGATCTTGTAAGAAGCGTTGGTAATGATCTTCACGGGGACCTGCAAGTCTTTTTTCAGGCCTTTTGACTTGTCTGCCTTGTAGGTGTAGTTGCCATTCAGTTCTGTGTTCTGCACGGCTATAGCGGGCAGTCCGCTGCTGCGGGTCACCAGGTAATCACTTTGCAGGTTGCCGCTTATTTCTGCATTGGCGGTGTAGCCATCTTCCAGCTGCACGTTTTCCTGCTTATCAGTTTTGATCTTGCCAGTGCCGCCCACTTTGGCAGTTTCACTGTCCCAGGTTTGCAGGTTCCAGAAGAAATCAATATCGCCTTTCAGCCCTGCGCGGAGGGGCAGTGTTTCGTTCCACTGGGTGCCGGTTTTAATGCCGTGGGCGGGGTAGATCACGAGCAGTTGTTCCAGCCATGCCTGGAAGGCCTTGGCGCCAAATTGTTCTTTTACCAGGCGGGTGTAGGCAGTTTTTTCATCGGCTTTCAGGCTGCCAAAAGCAGCGGTACAGGCGCTGTCTACCACCTCATCCAGGCCATTGACGGATTTTACAATGCCAAAGCTTTGTAGCTCCACGGTGAAGGCATGGTTGAGCAGGTTTTTGATAGCTGCCTGGAAGGGTTCCTTTTCGTTATCCACCTTGGCATCTACCATAATATTCTGGTTGTGCGCGTTGAAGTTAAACCGCAGGTCCTTATAATGGAGGGTGAGCGTGGCTTTACCGGGGACGGCGTCTGTAACATCTATTACCAGTACGTCCTGGAAATCGCGGGTGGAGCGCTGCATCATATCCTGCACGGTGAGGTAGCTCTCAGTGCGGCTTTTTTGTTCTAACTGGAATTGCTGGCCTTTCTGGAAATTATAACTCAGGTCCACATAGTCTTGTGCACGCAGCACGGGAAGGGAGGCACACATGCATAGGCACCAGGCAATAATGTGTTTCATTCACTAAATTTTTGTCAAACATACTTCTCAATTACGCCTAATCCAAATAAAGCGAAGTCGTATTTGACCGGATCTTCCGGGCAAAATTCCCGCAGTGCGTCTGTGAGGGCCAGGGCTGTTTTCCAATTGGCCTTGGCTTCCGGGATCAGTCCCAGCCGCGTGGCTACGCGGCTCACATGCACATCCATCGGGCATACCAGCTGGGCAGGCGAGATGTGCTCCCATAGACCAAAATCCACGCCACAATCGTCTTTGCGCACCATCCAGCGGAGGAACATGTTCAGGCGTTTGCAGGCGCTGTTTTTGGCAGGGGTGGAAATATGTTTGACCGTTCTTTCCGGGTGTTCCAGGGAAAAGAAGATCTTATGAAAACCGATGAGGCCGTTCTCCACGGTTTCATCCTGCGGGTCCGTAGGACCGCTGAAGGCAAATTCCAGGGAAGTAACGTTGGTATACCAGTGCTGGAGGAATTCAATAAAATACAGGAGGTCCAGCCCATTGAAGGTACGGTGGCTGAAGGACATGAGGGCCATCCGGTCGCGGGGTTGGTGGTTCCGGATAAAATCATACGGTGCGTTGTCCATCATCCGCATCAGTTCTGTGCCTTTGTTGAGAATGGTAGTGCGGTTGCCCCAGGCCAGCACGGCCGCAAAAAATGCGGCTATCTCGATATCCTGCAGTTTGCTAAACCGGTGGGGAATGGCAATGGGATCGTGCGGGATAAAATCCGGCTGATTGTAGTACGCGGCTTTCGCGTCCAGGTAGTCTTTTAAATCATGGCCCTTCATGCTTTTCATCGGATAGTCCGCTGCAGGTCCATACCGCCGGCTGTACAGGGATACAGTTGGCGATCATGGCAGAGGATAAGGTTAAAAATACTATAGCAGGATAGCGGCTGCAGCGCCAGGCATAGCTAATGCTGCAGCCGGTCAGGTTTTGTCTGTCGGTCTTTTTAGCCAATGGCCTGGTCCAGGTCTGCGATCAGGTCAGCTACATCTTCAATGCCTACGCTGAGGCGGATCAGGGAATCTACCAGCCCGTTCTTCAACCGCTCTTCGCGGGGAATGGAGGCGTGGGTCATGCTGGCCGGGTGGCCAATGAGCGATTCCACACCGCCCAGGGATTCCGCCAGGGAAAACAGGTGGGTATTGCTCAGTACTTTGTGCGCCGCTTCCAGGCTATCGTCTTTCAGCGTAAAAGAGATCATCCCTCCAAAGCCGCGCATCTGCTTTTTGGCAATGGCATGGTTAGGGTGATCTTCAAAACCGCACCAGTACACTTTGTCCACCTTGGGATGCTGGCGCAGGTGTTGTGCCACTGCCGCTCCATTTTCGCAATGGCGCTGCATGCGTACATGCAGGGTCTTAAGGCCCCGCAGCACCAGGAAGCAGTCCTGCGGGCCGGGTACCGCCCCGCAGCTGTTCTGGATAAAATAGAGTTGCTCGGCCAGTGCTTGGTCCTTTACGATCACGGCGCCGTGCACCACGTCACTGTGGCCGCCAATGTACTTGGTAGCGGAATGCACCACGATGTGGGCGCCCAGGTCCAGCGGTGTTTGCAGGTAGGGCGAGGCAAAGGTATTGTCTACTGCCAGCAGCAGGTTGTGCTCATTGGCTATCTGCGCGCAGGCGGCAATGTCAATAATGTTCAGCAGCGGATTGGTAGGTGTTTCTATCCAGATCAGCTTCGTGGCAGCCGTAATATGCTGGCGGATGTTCTGTGCATCCTGCATGCCAATGAAGTGGAACCTGATGCCGTAACGCTGGAAGATCTTGGTAAAAATACGGTAGGTGCCGCCATACAGGTCGTTGGAAGCAATCACCTCGTCGCCTGGCTGCAGCAGCTTCAGTACCCCGTCTGTAGCGGCCAGGCCACTGCCGAAGGAGATGCCGAACTTCCCGTTCTCAATGGCCGCCAGTGCGTTCTGAAGGGCATCGCGGGTAGGGTTCTGGGTGCGGGCGTATTCATAACCGTGGTGCACACCGGGTGCGCTTTGCACGTAGGTGGAGGTCTGGAAAATCGGAGTCATGATAGCGCCGGTAGACGGGTCGGGGGCCACGCCGGCGTGAATCAGTTTGGTGCCAAGCTTCATATTTTCAGTAGCGTTTTCGCTCTTCATAAAGATAAGATCAAAACTACATATTCTACCTTTTTTATGCATTATGTTTTTTTGTAATGGAAAAATAATTGTATTGGATGTACATAGACCACCGGCATGGGAAACATCCTGTAATGCACGGAACCGGCATTTGTATTGAATTTCAGCAGTTTATCGTATATTCCTCCCCGTTAGTGTATCGGTATAGAAAAGGCCCAAAGCTCCGCCGGAGCTTTGGGCCTTTTTCGTTCACGTTTTTGATATTGGAAATGGGAGGCTGGAATTTGCCTGCCCCCCACGCTTATTTCTTTACACTGAATTTAATGGGAAGGCTGGCGGCAGTTTTGTCCCAGTACATGTTCAGGTTTGCACCGGTATCGCTTTTTTCAAACAGCATGGTGAAGCTTTCGGCCACGGTATCGCGGCTGGTTACGGGAATATCTACGCGTACCACGTCTTTCTTTTCGTCGTATTTATATGCGCCCCAGATATCAGTGTCCTTGTTCAGGATCATGGTCCAGGTTTTCTCCGTGGGGATAGCGTACAGTGTGTAGCGGCCTTTGGGAATGGA
Proteins encoded:
- a CDS encoding cystathionine gamma-synthase, with translation MKLGTKLIHAGVAPDPSTGAIMTPIFQTSTYVQSAPGVHHGYEYARTQNPTRDALQNALAAIENGKFGISFGSGLAATDGVLKLLQPGDEVIASNDLYGGTYRIFTKIFQRYGIRFHFIGMQDAQNIRQHITAATKLIWIETPTNPLLNIIDIAACAQIANEHNLLLAVDNTFASPYLQTPLDLGAHIVVHSATKYIGGHSDVVHGAVIVKDQALAEQLYFIQNSCGAVPGPQDCFLVLRGLKTLHVRMQRHCENGAAVAQHLRQHPKVDKVYWCGFEDHPNHAIAKKQMRGFGGMISFTLKDDSLEAAHKVLSNTHLFSLAESLGGVESLIGHPASMTHASIPREERLKNGLVDSLIRLSVGIEDVADLIADLDQAIG
- a CDS encoding fumarylacetoacetate hydrolase family protein — protein: MKLVTYLREETDQLALLVDGHLYNTQELHDELPNNMQLFLLMWDDVIEIARGVEAELKKGRRIGSAEPIPLDSVTLMAPVPFPTSCRDGYAFRQHVASARRNRGLEMIPEFDQYPIFYFTNHNAIQGPGPIACMPDHFEKLDFELEVAVVLNRFGRNIPAAEADDFIAGFMIMNDMSARVLQMEEMKLNLGPAKGKDFSTVIGPMLVTPDELAAYKIPAKPGHTGNNYNLKMTCKVNGVEVSNGNMGDMDWTFAEIIERCSYGVNVMPGDVIGSGTVGTGCFLELNGTGRLNDPNYEEQWLQPGDEVTMEITGLGTLTNTIEEEAADLSILALKQHFMNLPKA
- a CDS encoding DUF6263 family protein, with the protein product MKHIIAWCLCMCASLPVLRAQDYVDLSYNFQKGQQFQLEQKSRTESYLTVQDMMQRSTRDFQDVLVIDVTDAVPGKATLTLHYKDLRFNFNAHNQNIMVDAKVDNEKEPFQAAIKNLLNHAFTVELQSFGIVKSVNGLDEVVDSACTAAFGSLKADEKTAYTRLVKEQFGAKAFQAWLEQLLVIYPAHGIKTGTQWNETLPLRAGLKGDIDFFWNLQTWDSETAKVGGTGKIKTDKQENVQLEDGYTANAEISGNLQSDYLVTRSSGLPAIAVQNTELNGNYTYKADKSKGLKKDLQVPVKIITNASYKIKQMK
- a CDS encoding TIGR02757 family protein, which gives rise to MKSMKGHDLKDYLDAKAAYYNQPDFIPHDPIAIPHRFSKLQDIEIAAFFAAVLAWGNRTTILNKGTELMRMMDNAPYDFIRNHQPRDRMALMSFSHRTFNGLDLLYFIEFLQHWYTNVTSLEFAFSGPTDPQDETVENGLIGFHKIFFSLEHPERTVKHISTPAKNSACKRLNMFLRWMVRKDDCGVDFGLWEHISPAQLVCPMDVHVSRVATRLGLIPEAKANWKTALALTDALREFCPEDPVKYDFALFGLGVIEKYV
- a CDS encoding sterol desaturase family protein — encoded protein: MKFEKIKNKGQARLFESQYLEVLTKTHPLVIWGLYTPIISYMLYYSHATLGFPVSTVALVFVGAMLFWTFFEYLMHRFAFHYVAESPKMQRFIYVMHGNHHEYPRDKQRLFMPPVPSIILASVIFSAQYLFLRSYTFMFFPGFLLGYLIYGSMHYAIHAWNPPFKFMKPVWRNHHLHHYKSEDKGFGVSSSVWDYVFGTSFDLAKEKEDKEKVKELMFEK